Proteins encoded within one genomic window of Felis catus isolate Fca126 chromosome C1, F.catus_Fca126_mat1.0, whole genome shotgun sequence:
- the UGT1A1 gene encoding UDP-glucuronosyltransferase 1-1 precursor (The RefSeq protein has 1 substitution compared to this genomic sequence): MAARSRGPRPLVLSLLLCALNPLLSQGGKLLLVPMDGSHWLSLFGVIQRLHQRGHDVVVVAPEASVYIKEGAFYTLKSYPVPFRREDVEASFTGLGLGVFEKKPFLQRVVATYKRVKKDSALLLSACSHLLYNEELMASLAESGFDAMLTDPFLPCGPIVALRLALPVVFFLNSLPCGLDFQGTRCPSPPSYVPRVLSLNSDHMTFLQRVKNMLILGSEGFLCNVVYSPYASLASEVLQKDVTVQDLMGSASVWLFRSDFVKDYSRPIMPNMVFIGGINCAGKNPLSQEFEAYVNASGEHGIVVFSLGSMVSAIPKEKAMEIADALGKIPQTVLWRYTGTPPPNLAKNTILVKWLPQNDLLGHPKARAFITHSGSHGIYEGICNGVPMVMLPLFGDQMDNAKRMETRGAGLTLNVLEMTSEDLANGLKAVINDKSYKENIMRLSSLHKDRPIEPLDLAVFWVEFVMRHKGAPHLRPAAHDLTWYQYHSVDVIGFLLAIVLGIVFITYKCCAFGCRKCFGRKGRVKKSHKSKTH; the protein is encoded by the exons ATGGCAGCGAGGTCCCGGGGGCCACGTCCGCTTGTGCTGAGCCTGCTGCTGTGTGCCCTGAATCCCCTTCTGTCCCAGGGCGGGAAGCTGTTGTTGGTCCCAATGGATGGCAGCCACTGGCTGAGCTTGTTCGGGGTCATCCAGCGGCTGCACCAGCGGGGACACGACGTAGTGGTCGTAGCTCCTGAGGCCTCCGTGTACATTAAAGAAGGAGCGTTTTACACCTTGAAGAGCTACCCCGTCCCATTCCGGAGGGAGGACGTGGAAGCGTCTTTTACTGGTCTCGGGCTCGGGGTTTTTGAGAAGAAGCCTTTCCTGCAGCGTGTGGTCGCGACGTACAAGAGGGTCAAGAAGGACTCTGCTCTGCTTTTGTCTGCCTGCTCCCACTTACTGTACAACGAGGAGCTGATGGCCTCCCTGGCGGAAAGCGGCTTCGATGCCATGTTGACAGACCCTTTCCTTCCTTGTGGCCCCATCGTGGCCCTGCGCCTGGCGCTGCCTGTCGTGTTCTTCTTGAACTCGCTGCCCTGCGGCCTAGATTTTCAAGGTACCCGCTGCCCCAGCCCACCATCCTATGTGCCCAGGGTTCTGTCCCTTAACTCAGATCACATGACTTTCCTACAGCGGGTGAAGAACATGCTCATTCTTGGGTCAGAGGGCTTCCTGTGCAATGTGGTTTATTCCCCATATGCGTCACTTGCTTCGGAAGTCCTTCAGAAAGATGTGACTGTCCAGGACCTTATGGGCTCCGCATCGGTCTGGCTTTTCAGAAGTGACTTTGTAAAGGATTACTCCAGGCCCATCATGCCCAACATGGTTTTTATCGGTGGGATCAACTGTGCCGGCAAAAACCCACTGTCCCAG GAATTTGAAGCCTATGTTAATGCTTCTGGAGAACATGGAATTGTGGTTTTCTCTTTGGGCTCCATGGTCTCAGCGATTCCCAAGGAGAAAGCTATGGAAATTGCTGATGCTTTGGGCAAAATACCTCAGACA GTCCTGTGGCGGTATACTGGCACTCCACCACCAAATCTTGCGAAGAACACAATACTTGTCAAGTGGCTTCCCCAAAATGATCTGCTTG GTCACCCGAAGGCTCGTGCCTTCATCACACATTCTGGCTCCCATGGCATATACGAGGGGATATGCAATGGCGTTCCCATGGTGATGCTGCCCTTATTTGGTGATCAGATGGACAACGCGAAGCGCATGGAGACCCGGGGGGCTGGATTGACCTTGAACGTCCTGGAAATGACTTCTGAAGATTTAGCAAATGGCCTAAAAGCTGTCATCAATGACAAAAG CTACAAGGAGAACATCATGCGCCTGTCCAGCCTGCACAAGGACCGCCCCATCGAGCCCCTGGACCTGGCTGTGTTCTGGGTAGAGTTCGTGATGAGGCACAAGGGGGCCCCGCACCTGCGCCCTGCAGCCCACGATCTCACCTGGTACCAATACCACTCTGTGGACGTGATCGGCTTCCTCCTGGCCATTGTGCTGGGCATTGTCTTCATCACGTACAAATGCTGCGCCTTCGGCTGCCGGAAGTGCTTTGGGAAAAAAGGACGAGTTAAGAAATCTCACAAGTCTAAGACACActga